The following are encoded together in the Pseudomonas maumuensis genome:
- a CDS encoding lysophospholipid acyltransferase family protein, with protein sequence MLYMFRMLLLALHFLLVGVVGLVIGLLRPFNPDNSRLFARLYSVPAAWLLRIKVKAEVGPLWDQPPGCVIIANHQSNYDLFILGQVVPRRTVAIGKKSLGWIPLFGQLFWLGGNVLIDRKNAYQARKAMQTTTRTLRDDTSIWIFPEGTRNPGEQLLAFKKGAFHMAIEAGVPIVPVCVSRYTRRLSLNSWRQRTVVIRSLAPIATAGLTHHDLPALIEQCRNQMQHCIDHMESEVSAS encoded by the coding sequence ATGCTTTATATGTTCCGCATGCTCCTGTTGGCGCTGCACTTTCTGCTCGTGGGTGTCGTCGGCCTGGTGATCGGCCTGCTGCGCCCGTTCAACCCCGACAACAGCCGCCTGTTCGCCCGCCTGTACAGCGTGCCGGCCGCCTGGTTGCTGCGCATCAAGGTCAAGGCCGAGGTCGGCCCGCTGTGGGACCAGCCCCCCGGCTGCGTGATCATCGCCAACCACCAGTCCAACTATGATCTGTTCATCCTCGGCCAGGTGGTGCCCCGGCGTACCGTGGCCATCGGCAAGAAGAGCCTGGGCTGGATCCCGCTGTTCGGCCAGTTGTTCTGGCTGGGCGGCAATGTGCTGATCGACCGCAAGAACGCCTATCAGGCACGCAAGGCCATGCAGACCACCACCCGCACCCTGCGCGACGATACTTCGATCTGGATCTTCCCCGAGGGCACGCGCAACCCCGGGGAACAGTTGCTGGCGTTCAAGAAAGGCGCTTTCCACATGGCGATCGAGGCCGGCGTGCCGATCGTGCCGGTATGCGTCAGCCGCTACACCAGGCGCCTGAGCCTGAACAGCTGGCGCCAGCGCACGGTGGTCATCCGCTCGCTGGCCCCCATCGCCACCGCGGGCCTGACCCATCATGACCTGCCGGCGCTGATCGAACAGTGCCGCAACCAGATGCAGCATTGCATCGACCATATGGAAAGCGAAGTCAGCGCGTCCTGA
- a CDS encoding ribonuclease E inhibitor RraB has protein sequence MSSQYDDISSSVLRQMKAGGFDFTRIHPIEFYAVFPDEAAARRAAVQFRGESLSAQVSERDDGAWHLELSKVMYATHGGIGAFEQAFERLVSPHGGEVEGWGVKQERPIA, from the coding sequence ATGAGCAGCCAATACGACGACATCAGCAGCAGTGTCCTGCGCCAGATGAAAGCTGGCGGTTTTGATTTCACCCGTATTCATCCCATCGAGTTCTATGCCGTGTTTCCCGATGAGGCCGCCGCACGCCGGGCGGCCGTGCAGTTCCGTGGCGAGTCGCTCAGCGCCCAGGTGAGCGAGCGCGATGACGGCGCCTGGCACCTGGAACTGAGCAAGGTTATGTACGCCACCCATGGCGGCATCGGTGCCTTCGAACAGGCATTCGAACGGCTCGTGTCGCCCCATGGCGGCGAGGTCGAGGGTTGGGGCGTCAAGCAGGAACGGCCGATTGCCTAG
- a CDS encoding amidotransferase — protein MSLRICILETDVLRPELIAQYQGYGRMFEQLFSRQPIAAEFDVYNVMNGDYPPAERIFDAYLVTGSKADSFGDDPWIQTLKAYLLKLYERGEKLLGVCFGHQLLALTLGGKAERADKGWGVGIHRYSLAAHAPWMDPQVSELTLLISHQDQVTELPDGATVIASSDFCPNAAYHIRDQVLCFQGHPEFVHDYSRALLDARQASLGDEVYAKAVASLATEHQGDLVGEWMLRFVQQPVKAGDSIA, from the coding sequence ATGTCGTTACGCATCTGCATCCTTGAAACCGATGTCCTGCGGCCGGAGTTGATCGCGCAGTACCAGGGCTACGGAAGGATGTTCGAGCAGCTGTTTTCACGCCAGCCGATCGCCGCCGAGTTTGATGTGTACAACGTGATGAACGGCGATTATCCGCCGGCCGAGCGCATCTTCGATGCCTATCTGGTGACCGGCAGCAAGGCCGATTCGTTCGGCGACGATCCGTGGATCCAGACGCTCAAGGCCTACCTGCTCAAGCTGTATGAGCGGGGCGAGAAGCTGCTGGGGGTGTGTTTCGGCCACCAATTGTTGGCGTTGACCCTTGGCGGCAAGGCCGAGCGCGCCGATAAGGGCTGGGGCGTCGGCATCCACCGCTACAGCCTGGCGGCCCATGCGCCGTGGATGGACCCGCAGGTGTCCGAGCTGACCCTGCTGATCAGCCACCAGGACCAGGTCACCGAGCTGCCCGATGGTGCCACGGTGATCGCCTCGAGCGATTTCTGCCCCAACGCCGCCTACCATATCCGCGACCAGGTGCTGTGCTTCCAGGGACACCCGGAGTTCGTCCACGACTATTCGCGGGCGCTGCTCGACGCGCGCCAGGCCTCGTTGGGCGACGAAGTCTATGCCAAGGCGGTGGCCAGCCTGGCTACCGAGCACCAGGGGGATCTGGTGGGCGAGTGGATGCTGCGCTTCGTCCAGCAGCCGGTGAAGGCCGGGGATAGCATTGCCTGA
- a CDS encoding magnesium and cobalt transport protein CorA, with protein sequence MGRVVAAAVYSAGRKVTNISLDEGAEWARKPGHFVWIGLEEPNAEELANLQRQFGLHELAIEDALEKHSRPKLETFGDALFIVTYSPVRHEGKLEFIETHIFAGNGYIITCRNGHSKSYALVRQRCEARPLLLEHGEDFVLYALLDFVTENYQPVSEAIHGEIEELEQSVLSNSLKEEDIQRLHSLRRDILRLRRYVAPMVEVSEELQRLSFPFIDKNMRPYFRDVQIHVTRQMEDLAGIRDIASQTIEIGMLLESSRQSITQRKFAAWAAILAFPTAIAGIYGMNFQNMPELGWHYGYFAVLGVIGLGCSGLYFSFKRSGWL encoded by the coding sequence ATGGGTCGAGTCGTCGCGGCGGCGGTCTACAGCGCCGGCAGGAAGGTCACCAACATCAGCCTCGACGAAGGCGCCGAATGGGCGCGCAAGCCCGGGCACTTCGTGTGGATCGGCCTGGAAGAACCCAATGCCGAGGAACTGGCCAACCTGCAGCGCCAGTTCGGCCTGCACGAGCTGGCCATCGAGGACGCCCTGGAAAAGCACAGCCGGCCAAAGCTGGAAACCTTTGGCGATGCGCTGTTCATCGTCACTTACTCCCCAGTACGCCACGAAGGAAAACTCGAGTTCATCGAGACTCACATTTTCGCCGGCAACGGCTACATCATCACCTGCCGCAATGGCCACTCCAAGTCCTACGCCCTGGTGCGCCAGCGCTGCGAGGCGCGCCCGTTGCTGCTCGAGCACGGCGAGGACTTCGTGCTCTACGCCCTGCTGGATTTCGTCACCGAGAACTACCAGCCGGTCAGCGAGGCCATCCACGGCGAGATCGAGGAGCTGGAGCAGAGCGTGCTCAGCAACTCGCTCAAGGAAGAAGACATCCAGCGCCTGCACAGCCTGCGCCGCGACATCCTGCGCCTGCGCCGCTACGTGGCGCCGATGGTGGAGGTCAGCGAAGAGCTGCAGCGCCTGAGCTTCCCGTTCATCGACAAGAACATGCGCCCGTACTTTCGCGACGTGCAGATCCACGTGACCCGGCAGATGGAAGATTTGGCCGGCATCCGCGACATCGCCAGCCAGACCATCGAGATCGGCATGCTGCTGGAGTCGTCACGGCAAAGCATCACCCAGCGCAAGTTCGCCGCCTGGGCGGCGATCCTGGCGTTTCCCACGGCGATTGCCGGGATCTATGGGATGAACTTCCAGAACATGCCGGAGCTGGGTTGGCACTACGGCTACTTTGCCGTGCTGGGGGTGATCGGGCTGGGGTGTTCGGGGCTGTATTTCAGTTTCAAGCGCTCAGGCTGGCTTTAG
- a CDS encoding crotonase/enoyl-CoA hydratase family protein, which produces MSELITYHAEDGIATLTLNNGKVNAISPDVIKAFNAALDRAVEERAVVIITGQPGILSGGYDLKVMTAGPKEAVGLVTAGSTLARRLLSHPFPVIVACPGNAVAKGAFLLLSGDYRIGVEGPYKICLNEVQIGMTMHHAGIELARDRLGRAAFQRSVNNAEVFDPQGAREAGFLDKVVPAEQLHETALAAAREMKKLNMLAHKNTKLKVRKGLLEALDEAILADQNHLG; this is translated from the coding sequence ATGAGCGAGCTGATTACCTACCACGCCGAAGACGGCATCGCCACCCTGACCCTGAACAACGGCAAGGTCAATGCCATCTCCCCGGATGTGATCAAAGCCTTCAACGCCGCGCTCGATCGCGCCGTCGAGGAACGCGCGGTGGTGATCATCACCGGCCAGCCGGGCATCCTCTCCGGCGGCTACGACCTCAAGGTGATGACCGCCGGCCCCAAGGAGGCCGTTGGCCTGGTCACCGCCGGCTCCACCCTGGCCCGGCGCCTGCTGTCGCACCCCTTCCCGGTGATCGTCGCCTGCCCCGGCAATGCCGTGGCCAAGGGCGCCTTCCTGCTGCTGTCGGGCGACTACCGCATCGGTGTCGAAGGCCCCTACAAGATCTGCCTGAACGAAGTGCAGATCGGCATGACCATGCACCACGCCGGTATCGAGCTGGCCCGTGACCGCCTCGGCCGTGCGGCGTTCCAGCGCTCGGTGAACAATGCCGAAGTATTCGACCCGCAGGGTGCCCGGGAAGCCGGCTTCCTCGACAAGGTGGTGCCAGCTGAACAGCTGCACGAAACCGCCCTGGCAGCCGCCCGCGAAATGAAGAAGCTGAACATGCTGGCGCACAAGAACACCAAGCTGAAGGTGCGCAAGGGCCTGCTGGAGGCGCTGGACGAGGCGATCCTGGCGGACCAGAACCACCTGGGCTGA
- a CDS encoding LTA synthase family protein → MANTDALKQQGVRGSFSPTLKSHLAYTLLSGLVIMLMLSLVRLALLVYNSDMIGDTPYSTVAEGFFNGLRFDLRVVVYISIPLLLALLSPWLMARRGLFRFWLTIASSVVMFLGLMEMDFYREFHQRLNGLVFQYIKEDPKTVMSMLWYGFPVVRYLLAWLVGTWLLSLLFKGIDRLTRGNGSAQLSGSRKLAPWYGRLAVFMVVLLVAVVAARGTLRQGPPMRWGDAFTTDSNFVNQLGLNGTLTLIDAAKSRFGEDRGNIWKPVLDQPLATQTVREQLLTANDTLVDADEAAIRRDFVPPAANTLAVKNVVVILMESFAGHSVGALGSPNNITPYFDKLAKEGLLFDRFFSNGTHTHQGMFATMACFPNLPGFEYLMQTPEGGHKLSGLPALLSARDYDDVYVYNGDFAWDNQSGFFGNQGMTTFIGRNDFVDPVFSDPTWGVSDQDMFDRGNEELAKHDGKKPIYALLQTLSNHTPYALPKDLPVEKVTGQGRLDEHLTAMRYSDWALGQFFEKARKEPYFKDTLFVIVGDHGFGNHQQVTELDLGRFNVPLLLIAPGIQEKFGAVNHTVGTQVDIVPTIMGRLGGQARHQCWGRDLLNLPEGDQGVGMIKPSGSEQIVGLVQGDRILIESKDMTPRMYRYQLGREFKAELIDSPDQPEMLKKLEAYIQTATKSLLDNTAGVVHGTPK, encoded by the coding sequence ATGGCTAACACGGACGCCTTGAAGCAACAGGGCGTGCGAGGCTCGTTCTCGCCGACCCTGAAATCCCACCTGGCCTACACATTGCTCAGTGGCCTGGTGATCATGCTGATGCTCAGCCTGGTGCGCCTGGCGCTGCTGGTCTACAACAGCGACATGATCGGCGACACGCCGTACTCGACAGTCGCCGAGGGCTTCTTCAACGGCCTGCGCTTCGACCTGCGCGTGGTGGTGTACATCAGCATCCCGTTGCTGCTGGCGCTGCTCAGCCCCTGGCTGATGGCCCGCCGTGGCCTGTTCCGCTTCTGGCTGACCATCGCTTCGAGCGTGGTGATGTTCCTCGGCCTGATGGAGATGGACTTCTACCGTGAGTTCCACCAGCGCCTGAACGGCCTGGTGTTCCAGTACATCAAGGAAGACCCCAAGACCGTCATGAGCATGCTCTGGTACGGCTTCCCGGTGGTCCGCTACCTGTTGGCCTGGCTGGTTGGTACCTGGCTGCTGAGCCTGCTGTTCAAGGGCATCGACCGCCTGACCCGCGGCAACGGCAGCGCCCAGCTATCGGGCAGCCGCAAGCTGGCGCCCTGGTACGGTCGCCTGGCGGTGTTCATGGTGGTCCTGCTGGTGGCCGTGGTCGCCGCCCGTGGCACCCTGCGCCAGGGCCCGCCGATGCGCTGGGGTGATGCCTTCACCACCGACTCCAACTTCGTCAACCAGCTGGGCCTGAACGGCACCCTGACCCTGATCGATGCCGCCAAGAGCCGCTTCGGCGAGGATCGCGGCAATATCTGGAAGCCCGTACTCGACCAACCGCTGGCCACCCAGACCGTGCGCGAGCAGCTGCTGACCGCCAACGACACCCTGGTCGATGCCGACGAGGCCGCGATCCGCCGTGACTTCGTGCCGCCCGCGGCGAACACGCTGGCGGTCAAGAACGTCGTGGTGATCCTCATGGAAAGCTTCGCCGGCCACTCGGTCGGTGCCCTGGGCAGCCCGAACAACATCACCCCGTACTTCGACAAGCTGGCCAAGGAGGGTCTGCTGTTCGACCGCTTCTTCTCCAACGGCACCCATACCCACCAGGGCATGTTCGCCACCATGGCCTGCTTCCCCAACCTGCCGGGCTTCGAATACCTGATGCAGACCCCGGAAGGCGGCCACAAGCTGTCCGGCCTGCCGGCGCTGCTCAGTGCCCGCGACTATGACGACGTCTACGTCTACAACGGTGACTTCGCCTGGGACAACCAGTCCGGATTCTTCGGCAACCAGGGCATGACCACCTTTATCGGCCGCAACGACTTCGTCGACCCGGTGTTCTCCGACCCGACCTGGGGCGTGTCCGACCAGGACATGTTCGACCGTGGCAACGAAGAGCTGGCCAAGCATGACGGCAAGAAGCCGATCTACGCGCTGCTGCAGACCCTCTCCAACCACACCCCGTACGCCTTGCCCAAGGACCTGCCGGTGGAGAAGGTCACCGGCCAGGGCCGGCTGGACGAGCACCTGACCGCCATGCGCTACTCCGACTGGGCGCTGGGCCAGTTCTTCGAGAAGGCGCGCAAGGAGCCGTACTTCAAGGACACCCTGTTCGTCATCGTCGGTGACCACGGCTTCGGCAACCACCAGCAGGTCACCGAGCTGGACCTGGGCCGCTTCAACGTGCCGCTGCTGTTGATCGCCCCAGGCATCCAGGAGAAGTTCGGCGCGGTCAACCACACCGTGGGCACCCAGGTCGACATCGTGCCGACCATCATGGGCCGTCTCGGTGGCCAGGCCCGCCATCAGTGCTGGGGGCGCGACCTGCTCAACCTGCCTGAGGGCGACCAGGGCGTGGGCATGATCAAGCCGTCGGGCAGCGAGCAGATTGTCGGCCTGGTGCAGGGCGACCGCATCCTCATCGAGTCCAAGGACATGACCCCACGCATGTACCGCTACCAGCTGGGCCGCGAGTTCAAGGCCGAGCTGATCGACAGCCCCGACCAGCCGGAAATGCTCAAGAAGCTCGAGGCGTACATCCAGACGGCCACCAAGAGCCTGCTGGACAATACCGCCGGTGTCGTCCACGGCACGCCGAAGTAG
- a CDS encoding c-type cytochrome: MRLCLTLLCLLIPLPALAAQLTLELGNGSRHWQSEQLLTHPQARDVTIEQDVAYKRTMHYRAVPLAALLEGVKPSDHLQAVALDGFAAEMPAGPLLQPGPAQAWLAIEDNAQPWPPLGQGKAGAGPFYLVWIQPQASGIRPEQWPFQIASIRSLAAVEVRFPALLPDPALPDADPVRQGFALFQQNCLACHRLNGAGDAHLGPDLNLPHNPTEYFQPAFLRQYIRDPQSLRHWPQAKMPGFSTQVLSEQELDALLAYLKHMAGRKQQ, translated from the coding sequence ATGCGCCTGTGCCTTACCCTGCTCTGCTTGCTGATTCCCCTGCCAGCGCTGGCCGCGCAACTAACCCTCGAACTGGGTAACGGCAGCCGGCACTGGCAGAGCGAGCAATTGCTCACCCATCCCCAGGCGCGGGACGTCACTATTGAACAAGACGTTGCCTACAAGCGCACCATGCACTACCGCGCCGTACCGCTGGCAGCATTGCTCGAGGGCGTGAAACCGAGCGACCACCTGCAGGCGGTGGCCCTCGACGGTTTCGCTGCAGAAATGCCCGCCGGCCCGCTGTTGCAGCCAGGCCCGGCACAAGCCTGGCTGGCCATCGAGGACAACGCCCAGCCTTGGCCGCCACTGGGCCAGGGCAAGGCGGGAGCCGGGCCGTTCTATCTGGTATGGATCCAGCCCCAGGCGAGCGGCATCCGCCCGGAGCAATGGCCGTTCCAGATCGCCAGCATTCGCAGCCTGGCAGCGGTCGAGGTGCGCTTCCCCGCCCTATTGCCAGACCCAGCGCTGCCCGACGCGGATCCGGTGCGCCAGGGCTTTGCCCTGTTCCAGCAGAATTGCCTGGCCTGCCACCGCCTCAATGGCGCTGGCGATGCGCACCTGGGTCCTGACCTGAACCTGCCGCACAACCCTACCGAATACTTTCAGCCGGCATTCCTGCGCCAATACATTCGCGATCCGCAGAGCCTGCGGCACTGGCCGCAGGCCAAGATGCCCGGGTTCTCCACCCAGGTGCTGAGCGAACAGGAACTCGATGCATTGCTGGCATACCTGAAGCATATGGCCGGGCGCAAGCAACAGTAG
- a CDS encoding PLDc N-terminal domain-containing protein, producing MGSTFNSLVGLIILALDIWAILNVLKSGTEVGIKVLWILLILLLPVLGLIIWAIAGPRGNVRI from the coding sequence ATGGGGTCCACCTTCAACAGCCTGGTCGGCTTGATCATCCTGGCCCTGGACATCTGGGCCATTCTCAATGTGCTCAAGAGCGGCACCGAGGTCGGGATCAAGGTGCTGTGGATCCTGCTGATCCTGTTGTTGCCGGTGCTGGGGCTGATCATCTGGGCGATCGCCGGGCCACGGGGCAATGTGCGGATCTGA